In Urocitellus parryii isolate mUroPar1 unplaced genomic scaffold, mUroPar1.hap1 Scaffold_4013, whole genome shotgun sequence, the genomic window CACCCCCAACCTGGATCAGCTGGCTGCAGGGGGGCTGCGGTTCACAGACTTCTACGTGCCTGTGTCTTTGTGCACACCCTCTAGGTGAGTGAGGGCCCCACCCACCCTGCTCTCCTGGATTCGCCTTGGATGGCAGAGGGGAAATCcatgtttttcccttctctttctctgctcccaCCTCTGTTCATCTCTATTGGATGCCTGGACTCGGTGACCTGTCCTACAGGGCTGCCCTCCTCACTGGCCGGCACCCCGTCCGGATGGGCCTGTACCCTGGAGTCCTGGAACCCAGCTCCCGGGGAGGCCTGCCCCTGGAAGAGGTGACCCTGGCTGAGGTCCTGGCCTCCAGTGGCTACCTTACAGGGATGGCCGGCAAGTGGCACCTTGGGGTGGGACCACAAGGGGCCTTCCTGCCTACTAATCAGGGCTTCCATCGATTCCTGGGCATCCCGTACTCCCATGACCAGGTACAAACCCCGGGGCCCTCAGCCACCCCCCAACTTGCTCTAATCCTCAAACACTTGACCTTCTTCCAGTCCCACCCCACATCCCAGACCCCTGACTGGAGATATGTCCCCAGGGCCCCTGCCAGAACATGACCTGCTTCCCACCAGCCACCCCATGTCACGGCGGCTGTGACCAGGGCATAGTTCCTATCCCACTGCTGGCCAATCTGTCTGTGGAAGCACAGCCCCCCTGGCTGCCTGGATTAGAAGCCCGCTATGTGGCTTTTGCCAGAGACCTCATGTCCGACGCCCAGCGCCAAGATCGTCCATTCTTCCTCTACTATGCCTCCCATGTGAGTGACCGTGGCCCTCCCCTCCCAGCTGACAGTGACCCCTATCAAATGCTGACTCCAGTCTTCACCCCCAGCACACCCACTATCCTCAGTTCAGTGGGAAGAGCTTTACAGGGCGCTCGGGTCGCGGGCCATTTGGGGACTCCCTGATGGAGCTGGATGCCGCTGTGGGGGCCATAATGACAGCCGTGGGGGACCTTGGGCTGCTCGGAGAGACGCTGGTCATCTTTACTGCAGACAATGGGTATGCCAGTCAGGGCAGGGAACATTCGTTGCTCAGTCATACACCAGGGTCCTGAGGATCCTTCCACCTTGCTGGCTGAAGACATCATGGGATGAAGGGGTGTCAGGAGATGGTGGCCATGTTACAGTAACTCCCGGGTTTTAGGCTGGGTGCCACAGATTCATAGGGATGCTGATCTTGGTAGGCCAGGGTGGGGACAGGAATGTAGTGGCCAGTTTGGGGCAGGATGTATAAATGAAAAGTGTGGGGCTGGTGGTCACCAGAAGTGGATCAAAAGCCATGGACTGCTTGTTGCTGATAACCTTGTGTGTCCCAGACCTGAGACGATGCGCATGTCCCGTGGAGGCTGCTCTGGTCTCCTGAGATGTGGAAAGGGGACAACCTTCGAGGGTGGTGTCCGAGAGCCTGCTTTGGCCTTCTGGCCGGGCCACATCGCTCCTGGTCAGTCCTCAGGCCCTCTCCTTGGCCTCATTTCCCCAACCTTGATGGCTAACTGAATAACTGAATAGCCCTCTGCCCCAGGTGTGACCCATGAGCTGGCCAGCTCTCTGGACCTGATGCCCACCCTGGCAGCCCTGAGTGGGACCTCACTGCCCAACGTCACTTTGGATGGCTTTGACCTCAGCCCTGTGCTGCTGGGCACAGGCAAGGTAGGGTTAGTGAGCCCTTGGTCCCAGGGGTTTGTCCTCCCTTAGAGTCTGTCCCAGGTCTCTTGATGAGTGGCATCCGAGTGGCACCACCTATCAGGTTCCTAGGTGGGCCAGAAGGGACTATACAGCCAGGGCCTACCACGGGGGCTGACAGCTCTTTGGGACCCTCCGACCTGGCAACCCTGATTGTGCCTCCAGAGCCCTCGGAAGTCTCACTTCTTCTATCCTGCCTACCCAGACGAGATCCATGGGGTCTTTGCTGTGCGAAGTGGGAAATACAAAGCTCACTTCTACACCCAAGGTAACTCCATCTTCCTGGCTCCCTCTCCTGGCCCTGTTGACCCAGAGTCCTAgagccctggcctctcctcttGCTCTTGCCCTGTGCATAGAGCTGACCACCTCCCCAGGTTCTGCCCATAGTGACACCACTGTGGACCCTGCCTGCCATGCCACCAGCCCGCTGACTGCTCACGAGCCCCCACTGCTCTATGACCTGTCTAAGGACCCTGGTGAGAACTACAACCTTCTGGAGGGTACTACTGAAGTCACCCCAGAGGTGCTGCGGGCACTGAAGCAGCTTCAGCTGCTCAAGGCCCAGTTTGATGCAGCCATGAAGTTTGGCCCTAGTCAGATGGCCCGGGGTCAGGACCCTTCCCTGCAAATCTGCTGCAAGCCCAGATGTACTCCTTACCCAGTCTGCTGCCAATGCCCAGAACTCCAGCCCAGAGGGCACTGACCAGGTGCACAGGGAAGACCCCCAAGGCCAACCTAGGGCCCCCTCCATGCCCTTGGCACGTGGTGGTTTATCACCATGATGGCATGTGGAGGAGTTTATGCCTGATAATGTAATAACACCAACTAAGACTTGCAGGTATGGTAATTCAGCTACTCCTTGTGGTAACTCTGGTGATATTCCCCTGTTActaataaagaaactgaggcacaggaaagTCAGGGACTGGTGCAAGATCACTCAGCCAGAAAGAGGTTGGGCTGGGATTTGAGTCCAGGTGTCCTTGTTCCAGAAGCTTCTCCACCCCCAGTGATCTGCACATGTCAATACATGCATGTAAACATCAGCCCCAAACATGGATACATCCATTCACAGGATCAGTAAGTGCTTTTAGGTGGCAGGAACAGGTGGGCATGGCTTGAGGGCACAGTGACCAGAAGACCTCAAGATGCAAAATGCCTGAGAGAGACAAGTTTTCTCCTGAAGAAATGTTCTTAGAGAAGCAGAAGCTGGTGCCTAATTTTTATTAGAAGCCTGCTGGAGTCAGGTGATGAGGTGCACATTCCAAGTGAGGATAAGGGGCTTAGGGCCCTGCCAGCTCCTAGGAGGGCACACAGCAGCTCCTGAGCCAGCCTTGTGGGGCCCATCTACCTCTCAAGCTCTTCATTCCTCCTGCATGCTTCCTTCCTGTGTCCCAGCTTCACCTTTGATGTCTTGTACTAGCTGTTTTCCACACCAAAGTGATCTGTTACTATCATCTATCAGGTTGTGTCTCATCATGCTCAGGATAAAATCTACACTCCGTTCAGTGGCCTACCCTGTCCTTAAAGCCCCATTCCACCCTCTTGTTCCTTGGTCTTGGCAGGCTGGTGATCCATCCTTCACCATTGGCTTTCTCGGTGGAAAGGtacctttttttttatactggaaattgaaccctggggcaccttaccactgagctacatcccttttatttataatttttaaaatttttattagttattgatggaccttcatttatttattcatatgtggtgctgagaatcaaacccagtgcctcacacatgctaggcaagcgctccaccactgagccacaaccccagccccgctttttattttttattgtgagacagggcctcactaagttgctggggctgatcctcctgcctctgcctcccacgtcccaaattgctggaattgtACACGTGTGCCTCTGCACTTGGCTGTGACTTTTGACCACCTGCCTGCATGAACAGATGGTGTGTCACATGCCAGGTGCTCCTTGGTAAGGGTCACGTGAAAGCAGTACCACCTGGGTGTGCCACTACTACCTTTGCAGGGCAAATGCTGTCTGTTGTCTTGCTAGTGAATCCTCACTTTTTTTCGATGGTAGTCAAAGGCCCCGTGACCTCAAGGAAACAGGCTCTGACTGATCCAAGAGGGTAGTGGCCACTCTGAGACAGTCACAGCCCAGGAGTTTGTCAGGGAGTGGCACAACATGGTCCTGATAGTGAAAGGTTGGGGTGAGCTTCCAGGTCAGGACCTGACTATGGCAGTCACTGGCCGTGGAGGGACATTGTGTAGCTGCTAAACCAGAGTCTCCAGCTGCCTACCTGCAGAGCACCAAGTGCAAGAAAAACATGTTTAAGCCATCGCCGTGGACTGTCGGCTACTTGCAGCTAGGAGTGGCTTTATTGGAATGAACCCTGAACCGGGTGTGGTGGgcacatgtgcatatatgaccTGTAGCGTCAGTTGTGTCAGCGCCCCTCTATATTTGCATACAACATCCCTTCACTTATGATCTGTTTGAGGGGCTGTGCTCATCACACCTCAAGTCCTGCTGGCTTGGGTGATCCCAAGAGGGCCAGCATGCAACAAGTGAGGAAGCTGGCCCCAGAGATGCCCAGGCTCAGGCTGAGGACAGCAACTGGAGCAGACCACAACCATGTATCACATCTCAAACTAACCGTCCAGCAGCACACCCTGTGTGCTGGACAGGTCATTGTCAGAGGAGACCCACCCTACTCCCACAGAGCTCACAGTCTAGCAAAAGAGATAGCTTGACTCCTGGGATGTCAGACACAAGGGATTTCATTGCTGTAGATGTCACTACCTCTAAGAGGGTGGGGCACATGATTGCCTGAGCAATAGGAACGTGAGGATGTTACAGATATTCTCTGTGGAAAGAGAGACACGAGGCAGACATGTGAATAAAGAAATCAGGCTAGACACTATAAAGATTTACATACTCATTACAATgtcattgtatattttatacttaaataaaaattttttgtgGTAAACACTCCAAAGAAACAGTGCCTGGTCATATAAACAGTCATGAGGCAGGGGAGGGCAAACAATTGAGCCAGTCGGGGATGCTGGACTAACAGTGTTGGGTGTTCAAATCCATCCTCTGCACCCAAGATCCAAGAAGGAGATTCTCCCCCCCTCCCTTTGCTATGATTTGTTTGCATGAAGAAATGCTTGTTTCCATCCTCCAGCTGCCCGAGTTCAATACACCCTCCTCGTACaggcatgcacacatacatgcataagtgcacacacaaacacattcttAAACACTTATCCTCCAAAACCATCCACAATGTTCCCACACTTCCTGTTCTTCTCTGCTACCATTGATTTATAAAACATCTTTTCCTGCAAGCCTAAGATAATCCATTCACCAGCTGGCAGCTGTCCATTCCTGCAGATCCGCTTCCTCAGGGAGCCCAGTGCCCTCTGGAAGAGGCTAAGAGTGCTAGAACAGAAGCACCTTGGCTCTAGTTTCCCCTCAGGTATgtcaggaaggaagaggagatatCTGGAGCAGGGAGTCCACCCTCTCCCTTGCCTTTCACCCCTCCTTTCTCATGCACTCTCCTCTCCTGCAAGTGACCAGAAGGAGGAGCAAAAGGGACTGTTAGAAGCAATGTTTAATCCCTTtctgcatattctttttttaaaatatttttttagttatacatggacacaatatattttgtttatttttatgtggtgctgaggatcgaacccaggttctCTCACGTGCAGggccagcgctctaccattgagccacaaccccagcccctgcatattcttaattaaaaagtaatgtGTACTCATTGGAGCACCCCAGGCAGTCCTGCTGACCTCAGTCCAGGTGGGCAATGCCGTCAGTGGGTGTCCACACAAACTGGGTCTTTGTGCTCATGCCAATGCTGTGTCATGGCTCTGGGCACAATCCCCTGGTGCCTGGACGCTCCTATCGGATGTCTTACCATCTTTATAACCTGGCCTTGTGCAGGGGACGACCGGAGTCACAAAGGGAGAGTGCACTTACTTAACCCCTTCTAACCTTCTTGGCCCTTCTCAGGTGGAGACAGCATGCAGGTCCAGGGCACCAGCCACTGGTCACCCACAAACTGCTCCCCATCAGCAGCTCTGTAACCCACTTCCCACTCAGGCAGCCTCAGGAGGAAGGGACTCAGGCACAGGAGAGACCCCTGCCACAGTCAGATCCTGGAGGAGGGGGAAATGTGGGAGTGACTAATCCAGGATTCCATGAAAGAATGGAGACACTCCTCTCCTCTGCAGACACTGACATCAGACAGTGCATCCCATAGGCCCGTGGTCTCCAGATTCTGCCTGCTTCAGGTGGAGACTTCAACCCAGTCAGGAAGTGGATCTCCACCTCCCATCCCTGGCCTGAAGCAGGGGTGGATAGGTGCATCTGTGCACAGCAGAGTTAGATACCCGCCTATAGGGCACCATATCTCCTCTTTAGTGGTCCTTATTCTGCCTTCTTTTAACTCTGGGAATCCTAACGACTTCCCAATAAATTTCCTTTTGATTAAATTACTCAGAATCAGTCTCTATGGTTGTGATCATAGAATGCTAATCGGCACAAGAGGCAGCTAAATAATAACACTGCAGGTTCCTAATCCCAAAGTGTTCAGGGTGAAAGGAGCTGGACAAACTGGACAAGGCCCCTGCCATCAAGGAACTCTACTGACAGATGGGTTCAGCATAAAAATGTGCCTGCCATTTGTGGTGGAGGGTGGGAGGTCACCTCCTGGGGATCTCTGCCTGTGCCACTCTTGCCACCCGTCCTAAGGAAGGAACAATGTGACCTTTTTCTTCTCTGCTACTCTGAATGGATGGATACTTGAATTGGGACCCTCCCAGTGTGAGCTAAGCGATCCAGTCCTGAGATGGGAGTGGAAGGACATAGCCTGTGAACCTGGGGCTTCTTCAGAGTTCCTCCCATGTCCTTCAGCTGACCCACCAAGCACAAGGCTGCCAGACACCCTGAGGGACAGTCAGGCCCACTCCACATAAAGCCTCCAGACTCCTGAAGGCCTGGACTATAGGCCACAGAGTCCAGGTAGCAGATTCTGCCTGGATGGATGCTGGAGATTCCACAGAGATGGGTTCTGCAGAGGTGGCACGGTAAAACACACCAGGTAGACATGGGATCCACCTCTCCCACCTGCTCCAAATGTGCACAAAGGATACAAGAAAAAGCCAAGTGGCAGGGCAcaggggtgcacgcctgtaattccagtgactcaggaggctgaggcaggaggatcacaaattcaaggacagcctgggtaacttatggagaccttatctcaaaattagtATAAAgagggggtggtgctggggatgtagctcaatggtaaagcacccctcggatcaatccccagtacaaaaaaagaaggaaaaggaggagcaaAAGCAAATTCATCATGTTGTCTTTAGCTCAAACAACAGTGCAACTATCTTGAGATGCATTATTTCATCTTCCATTCTGCAAGGCAATTCATGTGAGACAACTTCTACGTTCACAGATATGAGGGCGCACTGGAGTCAGTACAGGCCAATTTTGGACTCCGAGACCAGGTTCGTGGCCTGAGGTGCTGCAGGATAACAACCAGAATGTGAGCAGGCTGTGGGCGCTGAATGTTGGGTTTTATACCGTACATAAAACATCACTCGGGTTCCGGAGCAGCATGTCAACCCCTGGCCTACCCTCACCTCGCATCTGCACATGTCCACGCGAAATCCACATCTGCACCTGAAAACCAAATGTGACCAGATCGTGACTGCTATTTCAGGGCTACCTACAGTGCACTTTGCTAAACAGTGCGGCAACATTCCCTAACATCCTCTCTTCGGAGGTGCTATTTACTTCCCCATCACCTGCTTGGTGGGCGGAAGGTCTTTGCCAGGCTTCCTGAAGATGTGGAACCTGTAGCTCAGCTTTGGTGGATCAGAAGCTGGGTGGAGGTCTTCTAATTTCAGTGGTGGGTGAGTGGTCCCAGgaccttcttcttccctccctcctccattgGCATGTGAAGTGTTCAGGGGGCAGAGGGTGAACACCCTGCAGGCAGCCCTCACACCATGGGCTGGAGCCAGAAGATGCATTTCCTCCTATCCTTCAGGTGAAGGTCTCAGGAAGGCACCAGCCTCATTCTTGCCCAACCCTCTGAAGCCAGGGCTGTGAACCTGCCCCTTCCTTTGCTCTTAcatttccctctgcctggaatttGAGCATAAGGCTTGGAGGCACAGCAGTCTCCATGCAATCATGAGGACAAAAGTCTCTCACTGAAGACACAGGCAACTGCGTACTTCACAGTTACACCCATCACATGATCCACTTCTTGTAGACACATATTTGTTTTACCTGACTGGTtatattttcacatctttttttttttctcttcagtattgaggattgaacctaggggtactctaccattgagctacattcccagcactttttatttattattttgagacagagtctcagaggctggcctcaaacttgtggtcctcccacCTCAGTACATAAGGCTAAAAACAATCCAGACGATTTCATTGCAGAAAAAAGGAACATCGCTCAGCTCCACCTTATCACGACAGTTACCCAGCACCACACAGGACGCCAACCACTAAGGTGAGTTTGTGGAAGAGTAAGACTTTATTTAGGAGGTGCTGAGTGTGATCTGGGGGGGGGGACTCAAACCTGCCTCCCCAAGGAGGGGGCTGAGGGCAGGTCTGGGGGACACAGGTCATGAGGAAGGCCGCTGGAGATGAGGCAGGGCGCAGTGGGGCTGAGCCACCAGTTCACCCGCTCCCCAGCACCCCTCTGCAGAAGGCGGTGGCCTGGAGGGTGAGGTGTGAAGAGCTCGCATCACGCACCTGCCCGAACCAGAGGAAGGGCCAGTGGTTCCGACCGTTTTGAGCCACTCTAGGTTTCTGAGAAGCAGCCTGGGCACCCCAGCCACTGCAGGGGGGTGTGAGGCTTGGCTAACTGACCTCAGAGCTGGGTGGACACCACAAATCACTGAGAGCAAGTGAAACTAGAGGGACTGTCCAGGTTTTCCCTCAGCTTCAACTTTCAATATCTGTCACGTTTGCTCTCAGTAGGTTTCAACACAGCCTAGCATCTAGATATGATTTACTTTCTCTAAtggtataaaaaatattttctgtaccTTTACAAAATGGTAATAAGCACACCTTTTCATGTCTGCCCAATATTTCAATTGGACAAATATACTTCAATTTAGTGAACTCTATTAATCAgatatgggtttttttgtttgtttcttttgtgggTG contains:
- the LOC144252347 gene encoding arylsulfatase A-like, whose product is MGLYPGVLEPSSRGGLPLEEVTLAEVLASSGYLTGMAGKWHLGVGPQGAFLPTNQGFHRFLGIPYSHDQGPCQNMTCFPPATPCHGGCDQGIVPIPLLANLSVEAQPPWLPGLEARYVAFARDLMSDAQRQDRPFFLYYASHHTHYPQFSGKSFTGRSGRGPFGDSLMELDAAVGAIMTAVGDLGLLGETLVIFTADNGPETMRMSRGGCSGLLRCGKGTTFEGGVREPALAFWPGHIAPGVTHELASSLDLMPTLAALSGTSLPNVTLDGFDLSPVLLGTGKSPRKSHFFYPAYPDEIHGVFAVRSGKYKAHFYTQGSAHSDTTVDPACHATSPLTAHEPPLLYDLSKDPGENYNLLEGTTEVTPEVLRALKQLQLLKAQFDAAMKFGPSQMARGQDPSLQICCKPRCTPYPVCCQCPELQPRGH